From the Saccharobesus litoralis genome, one window contains:
- a CDS encoding SoxR reducing system RseC family protein has translation MLYENATFIERIDKHTIWVETQIKTSCNACQHNSECGTGVIAKSLTPKSNRVKALCSHTLAPKQQVVLQVSEQNMLAGAFVLYGLPLIMMILLMLAIEWLLQNELASIVAGFIGLALGLFMAKGISKKFNPYPQVVEQPNTSIFTCIEP, from the coding sequence ATGTTGTACGAAAATGCCACATTTATTGAGCGTATAGATAAGCACACTATTTGGGTCGAAACGCAAATTAAAACCAGTTGTAATGCTTGTCAGCATAATAGTGAGTGCGGCACAGGTGTTATTGCTAAATCATTGACCCCAAAAAGTAATCGCGTCAAAGCGCTGTGTAGTCATACATTAGCGCCCAAGCAGCAAGTGGTTTTGCAAGTGAGTGAACAAAATATGCTGGCAGGGGCTTTTGTGTTATATGGCTTGCCATTAATTATGATGATTTTGCTCATGTTAGCCATTGAGTGGCTTTTGCAAAATGAGTTAGCCAGTATTGTCGCCGGTTTTATAGGCCTCGCTTTGGGATTATTTATGGCTAAGGGAATTAGCAAAAAATTTAATCCTTATCCGCAAGTGGTTGAACAGCCTAATACTTCCATTTTCACTTGCATTGAACCTTAA
- a CDS encoding FAD assembly factor SdhE, translating into MSDIPLNKVRWACRRGMLELDVIFNPFVENHYSNLPEEEQVTFRKLLVCDDPELFAWFMGHEDCPKPEFAALIKKIHKLNGAKV; encoded by the coding sequence ATGTCAGACATCCCATTAAATAAAGTACGCTGGGCTTGCCGTCGCGGTATGCTGGAGTTGGATGTAATTTTTAATCCGTTTGTTGAAAATCATTATTCTAACTTGCCTGAAGAGGAGCAAGTGACGTTTCGTAAGTTACTCGTCTGTGATGATCCCGAGTTGTTTGCTTGGTTTATGGGACATGAAGACTGCCCAAAACCAGAGTTTGCCGCTTTAATTAAAAAAATCCACAAACTCAATGGTGCCAAGGTTTAG
- the gmhB gene encoding D-glycero-beta-D-manno-heptose 1,7-bisphosphate 7-phosphatase, with product MAKNKALFLDRDGVINFDHGYVSQIDQFEFIDGIFEICQAAQAKGYSLIIVTNQSGIGRGYFSQHDFDVLTEWMVDQFAANDVQINDIMFCPHHPEKAVNEYKTDCDCRKPKPGMILEAAQRQGINIAKSIMIGDKISDMKAADLAGVGTRILLDSHYSRGQDDLGLATHRIEALNEIFNLGVLN from the coding sequence TTGGCTAAAAATAAAGCTCTGTTTCTTGACCGAGACGGGGTTATTAACTTTGATCATGGCTATGTTAGCCAGATAGATCAATTTGAATTTATAGACGGTATTTTTGAAATATGCCAAGCCGCTCAAGCTAAGGGCTATTCGTTGATTATCGTCACCAATCAATCTGGTATTGGGCGAGGCTATTTTTCACAGCATGATTTTGACGTATTAACCGAATGGATGGTTGATCAATTTGCTGCTAATGATGTGCAAATTAATGACATTATGTTTTGCCCGCATCACCCTGAAAAAGCGGTTAATGAATACAAAACAGATTGTGATTGTCGTAAGCCTAAACCAGGTATGATCCTAGAAGCGGCACAACGGCAAGGTATAAATATAGCTAAGTCGATAATGATTGGCGATAAAATATCCGATATGAAAGCCGCAGATTTAGCTGGGGTAGGTACTCGTATTTTACTCGACTCTCACTATAGTCGAGGTCAAGATGATCTCGGACTAGCAACACATCGTATCGAAGCCTTAAATGAAATATTTAATTTAGGTGTATTGAATTAG
- a CDS encoding FKBP-type peptidyl-prolyl cis-trans isomerase, with protein sequence MKIANNSVVTLHYLVKDKEGTDIDSSFDGEPLVFLQGQGFLIKGLEEALTDRQAGEKFSVAVDAENAYGERHDGFVQEVPLSMFEGFEDQIHIGMQLRASTDGGEQTVIVVDVAEDTVTVDGNHPLAGIDLEFDVEIVDVRAATEEEIKHGHVHQEKASCCNDSGCSSNKH encoded by the coding sequence ATGAAAATAGCAAACAACTCAGTGGTAACCTTACATTATTTAGTTAAAGACAAAGAAGGAACGGACATAGACAGTTCTTTCGATGGTGAGCCACTGGTTTTCCTACAAGGTCAAGGTTTTTTAATTAAAGGCTTAGAGGAAGCATTGACCGATCGCCAAGCCGGTGAAAAGTTTAGCGTGGCTGTAGATGCTGAAAATGCTTATGGCGAAAGACACGACGGCTTTGTTCAAGAAGTACCACTTTCCATGTTTGAAGGGTTTGAAGACCAAATACATATTGGTATGCAACTACGTGCCAGTACAGACGGTGGCGAGCAAACAGTGATCGTAGTTGACGTAGCAGAAGATACGGTCACAGTTGATGGCAATCATCCGTTAGCGGGTATTGATCTTGAGTTTGACGTTGAAATTGTTGATGTGCGAGCAGCAACCGAAGAAGAAATCAAGCACGGCCATGTACATCAAGAAAAAGCAAGCTGCTGCAATGATTCAGGTTGTAGTAGTAATAAGCACTAA
- the ubiK gene encoding ubiquinone biosynthesis accessory factor UbiK — MIDTKKLEEIAKQVTDNLPTGVKKFAEEVEDKTKQVLQSQLNKLDMVSREEFDVQTRVLMRTREKLVDLEAKVAELEQKIVAGASSKIEQQD; from the coding sequence ATGATAGATACCAAAAAACTCGAAGAAATTGCTAAGCAAGTGACAGATAACTTGCCCACTGGGGTTAAAAAATTTGCAGAAGAAGTGGAAGATAAAACTAAGCAAGTTTTGCAAAGCCAGTTAAATAAGCTTGATATGGTGAGTCGCGAAGAGTTTGATGTACAAACTCGGGTATTGATGCGCACTCGTGAAAAATTAGTAGACTTGGAAGCGAAAGTTGCAGAGTTAGAGCAGAAAATAGTCGCTGGTGCCTCAAGTAAAATTGAGCAGCAAGATTAG
- a CDS encoding D-sedoheptulose-7-phosphate isomerase has translation MTDLQQLFERNLQAHQDVFAKLPVLAPQISQLTQRCYQALQQGGKILFMGNGGSAADSQHLAAEFVVRYKKERRALASIALTTDTSILTAGGNDYGFNQVFARQVEALAKPEDIVIGITTSGQSPNINLALEAANNIGAYSVAFTGRDGGAVKDIAQLSLIVPSDVTAHIQEAHIFIGHYICEAIDELVTAGSDS, from the coding sequence ATGACTGATTTGCAGCAACTATTTGAGCGTAATTTACAAGCGCATCAAGATGTTTTTGCTAAACTTCCGGTGCTTGCTCCGCAAATATCTCAGTTGACTCAACGTTGTTATCAAGCGTTGCAGCAGGGCGGAAAAATTCTTTTCATGGGAAATGGCGGCAGTGCAGCTGACAGCCAACATCTTGCGGCTGAGTTTGTCGTTCGTTATAAAAAAGAACGCAGAGCTTTAGCCTCTATTGCACTCACTACAGACACATCTATCTTAACCGCAGGGGGTAATGACTATGGTTTTAACCAAGTTTTTGCTCGCCAAGTTGAGGCGCTCGCTAAGCCTGAAGACATTGTTATAGGCATTACAACGTCAGGTCAAAGCCCTAATATTAATTTAGCGTTGGAAGCGGCTAATAATATTGGTGCATATAGTGTTGCGTTTACTGGGCGTGACGGCGGTGCGGTTAAAGATATAGCGCAATTGAGTTTAATTGTTCCCAGTGATGTGACCGCCCATATTCAAGAAGCGCATATTTTTATTGGTCATTATATCTGTGAAGCGATTGACGAATTAGTGACAGCGGGATCAGATAGCTAA
- a CDS encoding phospholipase A: protein MKFNWVILGFFFVNFSWANEFTEYKRCLTDRIANQPKVIDIVALDKICKRESSLIAKNKKALAGKVVNEADLVEDFNPGALSRRLIHESGTQFSPYVLTPHLTNYILPVYYTSSVNREPYQILDNAFAENFKNIESKFQLSLKVPLNYADLLTEYDGLYFAFTIQSWWQVYASEISKPFRETNYRPEIFYLMPLNWRFAGGNTALAVGIEHQSNGQINGISRSWNRVYLNLLYEKQNFALSFRPWWRIEESAKQYPLDPSGDDNPDIADYFGHYELSGAYSWTHYEISAVQRLNFATGKGAIELGFTFPLFGKLRGYAQLFNGYGDSLIDYDHQQTRFGIGIALNNLL, encoded by the coding sequence GTGAAATTCAACTGGGTTATTTTAGGTTTCTTTTTCGTTAATTTCAGTTGGGCAAATGAGTTTACAGAATATAAGCGCTGTTTAACTGACCGAATTGCCAATCAACCTAAAGTGATTGATATTGTTGCGCTGGATAAAATTTGTAAACGAGAAAGTTCGCTTATTGCTAAAAATAAAAAAGCGCTTGCTGGTAAAGTTGTAAACGAAGCCGATCTTGTTGAAGATTTTAATCCTGGTGCTTTATCAAGACGTTTGATCCACGAAAGCGGTACGCAATTTAGCCCTTATGTGCTGACGCCCCATCTTACCAATTATATTTTACCTGTTTATTATACGTCGTCCGTCAACCGGGAACCCTACCAAATATTGGATAATGCGTTTGCCGAAAACTTTAAAAATATTGAATCTAAATTTCAGCTGAGTTTAAAAGTACCACTTAACTACGCTGATTTATTGACCGAGTATGACGGCTTATATTTTGCGTTTACTATTCAATCTTGGTGGCAGGTGTATGCTAGCGAGATTTCGAAACCTTTTCGTGAAACCAATTACCGCCCAGAAATTTTTTACCTAATGCCGCTAAACTGGCGATTTGCTGGCGGCAATACCGCTTTGGCTGTTGGTATTGAGCATCAATCCAATGGTCAAATTAATGGTATATCGCGTAGCTGGAACCGCGTTTACTTGAATTTATTGTATGAAAAGCAAAATTTTGCTTTGTCTTTTCGGCCTTGGTGGCGCATAGAAGAAAGTGCCAAACAGTACCCGTTAGACCCCAGTGGTGATGATAACCCAGATATTGCGGATTACTTTGGACATTATGAATTAAGTGGAGCCTATAGTTGGACTCATTATGAAATAAGTGCTGTTCAACGTTTAAATTTTGCGACAGGAAAGGGAGCGATTGAGCTTGGCTTTACTTTCCCTTTGTTCGGTAAGCTGCGCGGATATGCGCAATTATTTAATGGCTATGGTGATAGTTTAATTGATTACGATCATCAGCAAACGCGATTTGGTATCGGCATCGCGCTTAATAACTTACTCTAG
- a CDS encoding GIY-YIG nuclease family protein, giving the protein MNISLARLDAREKWSVYLILASDTSLYCGITNDVERRFKQHQTGKGAKYFRGRQPVKVAWQLNNLTHRQAAAIEPKIKKLSRKRKCQLVNQQSNYSELEQILATK; this is encoded by the coding sequence ATGAACATTTCACTTGCTAGGTTAGATGCAAGAGAAAAGTGGAGTGTATATTTGATTTTGGCGAGCGACACGAGCTTATATTGTGGGATCACCAATGATGTTGAACGGCGTTTTAAACAACATCAAACCGGTAAGGGCGCTAAATACTTTAGAGGCCGCCAACCTGTGAAAGTCGCTTGGCAACTTAATAATTTAACTCATCGTCAGGCTGCAGCAATCGAGCCTAAAATCAAAAAGTTAAGCCGTAAACGCAAATGTCAGTTGGTTAATCAACAATCAAATTATTCTGAGTTAGAACAAATTTTAGCGACAAAATAA
- a CDS encoding MucB/RseB C-terminal domain-containing protein has product MQFLNSHSKTHPHNLFNSLISLASGYFRPLCSFLLLISFSVTGQEPSGSAYDWLKRMQVAIQQLNYDISLVVVEDNKVHPWHWLHGVEHLSNLDSSVDSRVDSHATEQLPTNSEAQDLPVSMSYRELELLTSLNGPTKQIVRMGDMITYLGFGQQPYSVKASLSHSPLPDILRTDLQQVGANYEFTSVGKSRVAGFKAQLIRIVARDNTRYSTWIWLHEESALPLKMAIVSSKGEVLRQVQVTSFVVSQDVDPVINELAAMELPTQNLVQVQQNISDFDWQLRWVPRGFVPTKLNRHRLMGDREWVDYVMLSDGLVWFSVYIRDLGQVTDANGHSTYLSSGAETYITEVVGQFEVTVIGAIPMVTAKKLAQSITQR; this is encoded by the coding sequence ATGCAGTTTCTGAACAGCCACAGCAAAACCCATCCGCACAATCTGTTCAATAGCTTGATATCTCTAGCAAGTGGCTATTTTAGGCCACTTTGCTCCTTTCTCTTACTAATTAGCTTTTCTGTTACTGGTCAAGAACCGTCAGGTTCTGCATATGATTGGCTTAAACGGATGCAGGTCGCGATTCAGCAGCTAAATTACGATATTTCGCTAGTTGTGGTTGAAGATAACAAAGTGCACCCTTGGCACTGGTTACATGGTGTCGAGCACTTATCTAATCTTGATAGTAGTGTTGATAGCCGTGTTGATAGCCATGCAACAGAGCAATTACCCACTAATAGCGAAGCGCAAGATTTACCTGTGTCAATGTCATATCGAGAATTAGAGTTATTAACCTCGCTCAATGGGCCGACTAAACAAATCGTACGTATGGGAGATATGATCACCTATTTAGGTTTCGGTCAGCAGCCATACAGTGTTAAAGCCAGCCTGTCACACAGTCCGTTGCCGGATATTTTACGCACCGATTTACAACAGGTTGGCGCAAACTACGAATTTACGAGTGTTGGAAAAAGTCGGGTGGCGGGATTTAAAGCGCAATTAATAAGGATAGTTGCCCGTGATAACACACGTTATTCAACTTGGATATGGTTACACGAAGAGAGTGCCCTACCGCTTAAAATGGCTATTGTTAGCAGTAAAGGTGAAGTTCTGCGCCAAGTTCAAGTGACTAGCTTTGTGGTGTCACAGGATGTTGATCCTGTGATCAATGAATTAGCTGCCATGGAATTGCCCACTCAAAATTTAGTGCAAGTTCAGCAGAATATTAGTGACTTCGACTGGCAATTGCGTTGGGTGCCGAGAGGGTTTGTTCCTACTAAATTAAATCGTCACCGATTAATGGGCGACCGAGAATGGGTTGATTATGTGATGTTATCTGACGGTCTTGTTTGGTTTTCGGTTTATATTCGTGATTTAGGTCAGGTTACGGATGCAAATGGTCATAGTACTTATTTAAGTTCTGGGGCTGAAACCTATATTACTGAAGTGGTTGGCCAGTTTGAAGTGACAGTGATTGGGGCAATTCCTATGGTGACTGCGAAAAAGCTAGCGCAGTCGATTACTCAACGTTAA
- the rpoE gene encoding RNA polymerase sigma factor RpoE, with protein MSVGYTDQQIVERVQRGDKQAFNLLVQKYQHKVINLISRYVRQQGDVADIAQEAFIKAYRAIPSFRGESAFYTWLYRIAVNCAKNYLTSTAKKVASSDIEVEEAEFIDSATGLRESATPENLLLTDEIKQVVFSTIDTLPDDLKNAITLREIDGMSYEEIAEIMDCPVGTVRSRIFRAREVIDKNLKPILQR; from the coding sequence ATGAGTGTCGGATATACAGATCAACAAATCGTTGAGCGTGTTCAGCGCGGCGATAAACAGGCATTCAATTTGTTGGTGCAAAAGTATCAACATAAAGTGATTAACCTGATTTCGCGATATGTTCGTCAACAAGGCGACGTAGCTGACATAGCTCAAGAAGCTTTTATTAAAGCTTATCGTGCAATTCCAAGCTTTCGTGGTGAAAGTGCTTTTTATACTTGGCTGTATCGGATCGCTGTGAATTGTGCAAAAAACTACTTAACGTCTACTGCTAAAAAAGTAGCGTCGAGTGATATTGAGGTTGAAGAAGCTGAGTTTATTGATTCAGCAACTGGGCTGCGAGAATCTGCAACGCCAGAAAACTTGTTGTTAACAGATGAAATCAAACAGGTGGTGTTTAGCACCATTGATACATTGCCGGATGATTTAAAAAATGCCATCACATTACGCGAAATAGACGGCATGAGTTACGAAGAAATTGCTGAAATCATGGATTGCCCTGTGGGCACTGTGCGTTCACGTATTTTTCGCGCTCGAGAAGTTATCGACAAAAACCTGAAACCAATTTTACAACGCTAA
- the ygfZ gene encoding CAF17-like 4Fe-4S cluster assembly/insertion protein YgfZ translates to MSEQSSSLIKLSSWGAIKMSGADSRTYLNSQVTAHISNLTAQQACFAAHCDAKGKSWSHFYFVPTGDDCQLFQRQSTIEKSLAELNKYGVFSRTDITHNTQLHWYAQLGNNQLEINQVSQDDTTYRVALSSNITLIATETQLDANNNEALFEKALIDNGIIFLHAEQQGEYVPQMLNLQAIDGISFNKGCYMGQETVARMRYLGKNKRAAFPFSGHADNINVGDTLEMPAGENWRRAGTVVSACAIDGQMYGMAVCAADLDLNTQLKLKNQDTSQFTLSELPYTLEYKASE, encoded by the coding sequence ATGTCAGAACAAAGCTCATCCTTGATCAAACTATCCAGTTGGGGCGCCATTAAAATGAGTGGAGCCGACAGTCGAACCTACTTAAATAGCCAAGTAACTGCACACATTAGTAACTTAACAGCGCAACAAGCTTGCTTTGCCGCTCACTGTGACGCAAAAGGCAAAAGCTGGAGCCATTTTTACTTTGTTCCAACCGGTGATGACTGCCAATTATTTCAACGCCAATCAACAATAGAAAAATCACTCGCCGAGCTCAATAAATACGGTGTGTTTTCTCGCACTGATATCACACATAACACCCAACTTCATTGGTATGCTCAGCTTGGCAATAACCAACTTGAGATAAACCAAGTATCGCAAGACGACACGACCTATCGTGTAGCGCTCTCGTCAAACATCACACTGATTGCAACTGAAACGCAACTTGATGCTAATAACAATGAAGCATTATTTGAAAAGGCCTTAATCGACAATGGTATTATTTTCTTGCATGCTGAACAGCAAGGTGAATATGTGCCACAAATGCTTAACCTGCAAGCCATTGACGGTATTAGCTTTAACAAAGGCTGTTATATGGGCCAAGAAACCGTGGCTCGGATGCGTTACCTTGGTAAGAATAAACGCGCTGCATTTCCCTTTAGCGGTCATGCCGACAATATAAATGTTGGTGATACATTAGAAATGCCTGCAGGTGAAAATTGGCGACGCGCTGGTACAGTAGTTAGCGCATGTGCAATTGACGGCCAGATGTATGGCATGGCAGTATGTGCAGCAGATTTAGATTTAAATACTCAACTTAAGTTAAAAAACCAAGATACAAGTCAATTCACGTTAAGTGAACTGCCTTACACTCTTGAATACAAGGCATCAGAATGA
- a CDS encoding sigma-E factor negative regulatory protein has protein sequence MSQKVKQNVSAFVDGQPETAQVIDSLKQDKELEGAFGRYNLIGDVLRNEAPEHIHLDLADSIANAIEKEPVVLAPNAAFAAAVSEQTSHQVQPSTKAKVISFFKPVAQYGIAASFAAALVVGFQAEQVETQEAGFEPVLHTMPLATSLDPVSAESSRTVINPVGIQEQQRRVNSYLLDHSRQLKNRQHAVSEQPQQNPSAQSVQ, from the coding sequence ATGAGTCAAAAAGTTAAACAAAACGTGTCTGCCTTTGTTGATGGTCAGCCGGAGACAGCCCAAGTCATTGATAGTCTCAAGCAAGATAAAGAGTTAGAAGGCGCGTTTGGTCGTTATAACTTGATAGGTGATGTTTTGCGCAATGAAGCGCCAGAACATATTCATCTTGATTTGGCCGACTCGATTGCAAATGCAATCGAAAAAGAGCCTGTTGTCTTGGCACCGAATGCGGCGTTTGCGGCCGCTGTGTCTGAGCAGACTTCACATCAAGTTCAGCCTTCCACAAAAGCAAAAGTGATTTCATTTTTTAAACCTGTTGCGCAATATGGTATTGCGGCCTCGTTTGCCGCTGCTTTAGTGGTGGGTTTTCAAGCTGAGCAGGTAGAAACGCAAGAAGCTGGTTTTGAGCCAGTGTTGCATACCATGCCGTTGGCAACTAGCTTAGATCCTGTTAGTGCAGAAAGCTCGCGTACTGTTATCAATCCAGTGGGCATACAAGAGCAACAACGTCGTGTAAACTCTTACCTACTTGATCACTCTCGTCAATTAAAGAATCGACAGCATGCAGTTTCTGAACAGCCACAGCAAAACCCATCCGCACAATCTGTTCAATAG
- the hldE gene encoding bifunctional D-glycero-beta-D-manno-heptose-7-phosphate kinase/D-glycero-beta-D-manno-heptose 1-phosphate adenylyltransferase HldE — translation MELSYFQRLSQANILVVGDVMLDRYWQGDTSRISPEAPVPVVKVASCQDKVGGAANVARNIAHLDGKVGLLGIIGTDENGEILKQQLIKDNIDSQLVEQPEQPTITKLRVLSRQQQVVRLDFEQTFSLQAANALQAKFKQVVANYDCVVFSDYNKGSLAHVTSMIADARALGKLVLVDPKAKDLSKYAKASYVTPNLKEFIDAGGESGSEDAIAQSVRGIIAQHNIDNMLLTRSEQGMSLINAQHKVDLPAQVLEVNDVTGAGDTVIATLACFLTVGAEPALAAKLANLAAGIVVGKLGAACVTPEELMRRVNQTRDKAQQHYQVPFEDVLQHIEFARQCGEKIVFTNGCFDILHAGHVSYLEQARALGDRLVLGLNTDESIRRLKGEGRPVNPLAQRATVMTALQAVDWVIPFGEVNGNEYDDTPYDLIKQVKPDVLVKGGDYTPDTIVGADIVWDNGGEVKVIEFVDGCSTTNIINKIKN, via the coding sequence ATGGAATTGAGTTATTTTCAACGTTTATCACAAGCCAATATTTTGGTGGTTGGTGATGTTATGCTGGACCGCTACTGGCAAGGTGATACGTCGCGTATTTCACCTGAAGCGCCAGTTCCAGTTGTTAAAGTGGCGAGCTGCCAAGATAAAGTCGGTGGCGCAGCCAACGTTGCGCGTAATATTGCTCATTTAGATGGCAAAGTTGGCTTACTTGGCATTATTGGCACGGATGAAAATGGTGAAATTTTAAAGCAACAGCTTATTAAAGATAACATTGACTCACAGTTAGTTGAGCAGCCGGAACAGCCTACGATAACTAAGCTACGTGTATTGAGTCGTCAGCAACAAGTGGTTCGTTTAGATTTTGAGCAAACATTTAGTTTGCAAGCCGCCAATGCGTTGCAAGCAAAGTTTAAGCAAGTTGTAGCCAATTATGATTGCGTGGTATTTTCGGACTACAATAAAGGCTCCTTAGCCCACGTCACATCAATGATAGCTGATGCGCGAGCATTGGGTAAATTAGTCTTAGTCGACCCTAAAGCTAAAGATCTATCCAAATATGCGAAAGCCAGTTATGTCACGCCAAACCTGAAAGAATTTATTGATGCTGGTGGTGAATCGGGTTCTGAAGACGCGATAGCACAGAGTGTACGTGGAATAATCGCCCAGCATAATATCGATAATATGTTACTGACTCGTAGTGAGCAGGGCATGTCGTTAATTAATGCCCAGCACAAGGTCGATTTACCTGCTCAGGTGTTGGAAGTGAACGATGTAACAGGTGCTGGCGATACGGTTATTGCAACTTTGGCCTGTTTCCTAACGGTTGGTGCTGAGCCTGCCTTAGCCGCTAAACTTGCCAATTTAGCTGCCGGCATTGTTGTGGGTAAATTAGGTGCCGCTTGTGTGACCCCAGAGGAGCTAATGCGTCGTGTTAATCAAACTCGGGATAAGGCTCAACAACATTATCAAGTGCCATTTGAAGATGTGTTACAACATATTGAATTTGCCCGTCAGTGTGGCGAAAAAATCGTTTTTACTAATGGTTGTTTTGATATATTGCATGCGGGCCATGTATCTTATTTAGAACAAGCACGAGCCTTAGGTGATAGATTAGTACTGGGTTTAAATACTGACGAAAGCATTCGCCGTTTAAAAGGTGAGGGCCGTCCAGTTAACCCGTTAGCGCAACGCGCTACCGTGATGACAGCATTACAAGCCGTTGATTGGGTTATCCCTTTTGGCGAAGTCAATGGCAACGAATATGATGATACACCGTACGATTTGATCAAACAGGTTAAGCCTGACGTATTAGTGAAGGGTGGGGATTATACGCCTGATACCATTGTTGGCGCTGATATAGTTTGGGATAATGGCGGTGAAGTGAAAGTAATTGAGTTTGTTGATGGTTGCTCCACAACGAATATCATTAACAAGATTAAAAATTAG
- the nadB gene encoding L-aspartate oxidase: MEKIEHQCQVLVIGAGAAGLTLALRLADQSDIIVLSKSNLSEGSTYYAQGGIAAVYDENDSVESHVQDTLIAGAGLCSEKAVRFTAENARASLETLISYGVPFDKETTPDGDERFHLTREGGHSHRRILHAADATGKAVQNTLNNATKQHANIRVLERYNAVDLITGAKLGDNASDKRVYGAYVWNRNTEQVEVIKANVVVLATGGASKVYQYTSNPDVASGDGIAMAWRAGCRVANMEFNQFHPTSLFHADAQNFLLTEALRGEGAYLRRPDGSRFMPEYDERAELAPRDIVARAIDKEMKRLGADSMFLDISHKDKAFIKKHFPTIYRRCRMLGIKMHEQPMPVVPAAHYTCGGVKTDLNGKTDLDNLYAVGEVAYTGLHGANRMASNSLLECLVFAESAAKHIQKHDYHQAESAVIPVWDESKVSDSDEAVIIQHNWHELRLFMWDYVGIVRTNKRLERAMRRIELLQQEVQEYYSHFRVSNNLLELRNLLDVSELIVRSAISRKESRGLHYNQDYPKTKSRSKPTVLTPDNCPINFAD; the protein is encoded by the coding sequence ATGGAAAAAATTGAACATCAGTGCCAAGTATTGGTGATTGGCGCCGGAGCAGCTGGGTTAACCCTAGCTTTACGCCTTGCCGACCAGTCTGACATTATTGTCTTAAGTAAATCCAACCTAAGCGAAGGCTCCACCTATTATGCTCAAGGGGGGATCGCGGCGGTTTATGATGAAAACGACAGTGTTGAATCTCACGTACAAGATACACTCATAGCCGGAGCTGGACTTTGTTCTGAAAAAGCCGTGCGTTTTACTGCCGAAAATGCCAGAGCCAGCTTGGAAACCTTAATAAGCTATGGTGTACCTTTTGACAAAGAAACTACACCTGACGGCGATGAGCGATTTCATTTAACTCGCGAAGGTGGACACAGCCATAGGCGTATTTTACATGCTGCCGATGCAACCGGTAAAGCAGTACAAAATACTTTAAATAATGCCACCAAGCAGCACGCCAATATTCGCGTGTTGGAACGTTACAATGCCGTAGACCTAATCACAGGTGCCAAACTTGGCGACAACGCCTCTGACAAGCGAGTATATGGCGCTTACGTTTGGAACCGTAACACCGAGCAAGTCGAAGTGATTAAAGCCAACGTTGTTGTGCTTGCTACGGGTGGTGCAAGTAAAGTCTATCAATATACATCTAACCCAGATGTTGCCAGTGGCGATGGTATTGCTATGGCTTGGCGTGCGGGTTGCCGCGTAGCCAATATGGAATTTAATCAATTCCATCCAACTAGTTTATTTCATGCCGATGCGCAAAACTTTTTACTCACCGAAGCCTTGCGAGGCGAAGGCGCTTATTTACGACGTCCAGATGGCAGTCGATTTATGCCTGAATATGACGAACGGGCAGAACTCGCGCCAAGAGATATTGTCGCCCGTGCGATAGACAAAGAAATGAAACGCCTTGGGGCTGACTCGATGTTTTTGGACATCAGCCACAAAGATAAAGCTTTTATCAAAAAACATTTTCCGACCATTTATCGCCGATGTCGAATGCTGGGCATTAAAATGCATGAACAACCCATGCCTGTCGTACCAGCCGCCCATTACACTTGTGGTGGGGTAAAAACCGATCTCAACGGTAAAACAGATTTAGATAATTTATATGCGGTGGGTGAAGTTGCTTACACAGGCTTGCATGGCGCAAATCGCATGGCGAGTAACTCTTTATTAGAATGTTTAGTCTTTGCCGAGTCTGCAGCTAAACACATTCAAAAGCATGACTATCATCAAGCTGAAAGCGCAGTCATTCCGGTTTGGGATGAAAGTAAAGTCAGTGATTCTGACGAAGCTGTCATTATTCAACATAACTGGCACGAACTGCGCCTATTTATGTGGGATTACGTCGGGATTGTTCGCACCAATAAACGCTTAGAGCGTGCTATGCGACGGATTGAGTTACTACAACAAGAAGTTCAAGAATACTATTCTCATTTCAGAGTCAGCAATAACTTGCTGGAACTGAGAAATTTATTAGATGTATCAGAGCTCATTGTGCGCAGTGCGATATCACGTAAAGAAAGCCGTGGCTTACATTACAATCAAGATTACCCTAAAACGAAAAGTCGCAGTAAACCGACCGTTTTAACTCCAGATAACTGTCCGATTAATTTTGCTGATTAG